The following proteins are encoded in a genomic region of Neovison vison isolate M4711 chromosome 12, ASM_NN_V1, whole genome shotgun sequence:
- the AGAP2 gene encoding arf-GAP with GTPase, ANK repeat and PH domain-containing protein 2 isoform X2, producing MHAQRQLAVAAVRAEVRRHEVAKQSLSRLRKLAERVGDPELRDSIQALLDSVQEAVVNSQEWTLSRSIPELRLGVLGDARSGKSSLIHRFLTGSYQVLEKTESEQHKKEMLVDGQTHLVLIREEAGAPDAKFSGWADAVILVFSLEDENSFQAVSRLHGQLSSLRGEGRGGLALALVGTQDRISASSPRVVGDARARALCAEMKRCSYYETCATYGLNVDRVFQEVAQKVVTLRKQQQLLAACKSLPSSPSHSAASTPVAGQASNGGHTSDYSSSLPSSPNVGHRELRAEAAAVAGLSTPGSLHRAAKRRTSLFANRRGSDSEKRSLDSRGETTGSGRAIPIKQSFLLKRSGNSLNKEWKKKYVTLSSNGFLLYHPSINDYIHSTHGKEMDLLRTTVKVPGKRPPRAISAFGPSASINGLVKDMSTVQMGEGPEATTPTPSPSPSPSSLQPPPDQTSKHLLKPDRNLARALSTDCTPSGDLSPLSREPPPSPMVKKQRRKKLTTPSKTEGSAGQAEAKRKMWKLKSFGSLRNIYKAEENFEFLIVSSTGQTWHFEAASFEERDAWVQAIESQILASLQCCESSKVKLRTDSQSEAVAIQAIRNAKGNSICVDCGAPNPTWASLNLGALICIECSGIHRNLGTHLSRVRSLDLDDWPRELTLVLTAIGNDMANRVWESDTRGRTKPTRDSSREERESWIRAKYEQLLFLAPLGTSEEPLGHQLWAAVQAQDVAAVLLLLAHARHGPLDTSVEDPQLRSPLHLAAELAHVVITQLLLWYGADVAARDAQGHTALFYARQAGSQLCADILLQHGCPGEGGSTATTPSAATTPSITATPSPRRRSSAASMGRADAPVALV from the exons ATGCATGCCCAGAGACAGCTGGCTGTCGCTGCAGTGAGAGCAGAAGTCAGACGACACGAGGTGGCCAAGCAGTCTCTAAGCCGCCTcaggaagctggcagagagggTGGGCGATCCTGAACTTCGGGACAGCATCCAGGCCTTACTGGACAGTGTGCAAG AGGCTGTGGTCAATAGCCAGGAATGGACTTTGAGCCGCTCCATTCCTGAACTGCGCCTG GGTGTGCTGGGCGACGCCAGGAGTGGGAAGTCATCGCTCATCCACCGATTCTTGACAGGTTCCTACCAAGTGCTGGAGAAGACAGAAA GTGAGCAGCACAAGAAAGAGATGTTGGTGGATGGACAGACTCATCTGGTGTTGATCCGAGAGGAAGCTGGGGCACCTGATGCCAAG TTCTCAGGCTGGGCAGATGCTGTCATCTTGGTCTTCAGCCTGGAGGATGAAAACAGTTTCCAGGCCGTGAGCCGTCTCCATGGGCAGCTGAGCTCCCTTCGGGGGGAAGGACGAGGAGGACTGGCACTGGCACTGGTGGGGACACAAG ACAGGATTAGTGCTTCCTCCCCTCGAGTGGTGGGCGATGCCCGCGCCAGGGCTCTGTGCGCAGAAATGAAACGCTGCAGCTACTACGAGACGTGTGCAACCTATGGGCTCAATGTAGACCGTGTCTTCCAGGAGG tGGCCCAGAAGGTGGTGACCTTGCGAAAGCAGCAACAGCTTCTGGCCGCCTGTAAGTCCCTGCCCAGCTCTCCAAGCCACTCCGCTGCTTCCACTCCTGTAGCTGGGCAG GCTAGCAATGGGGGCCACACTAGCGACTActcttcttccctcccatccTCACCCAATGTTGGTCACCGGGAGCTCCGAGCTGAGGCAGCGGCAGTGGCTGGATTGAGCACCCCAGGTTCCCTGCACCGGGCAGCCAAACGCAGGACCAGCCTCTTCGCG AATCGTCGGGGCAGTGATTCTGAGAAGCGGAGTTTGGACAGTCGGGGAGAGACAACAGGGAGTGGACGAGCCATCCCCATCAAACAG AGCTTCCTACTGAAGCGAAGTGGCAACTCCCTGAacaaagaatggaagaagaaatatgtGACCCTGTCCAGTAATGGCTTCCTACTCTACCACCCCAGCATTAAC GATTACATCCACAGTACCCATGGCAAGGAAATGGACTTGCTGCGAACAACTGTCAAGGTCCCTGGCAAGAGGCCCCCAAGAGCCATCTCTGCTTTTGGTCCCTCAGCCAGCATCAACGGGTTGGTCAAGGACATGAGCACTGTGCAGATGGGTGAAGGTCCTG AAGCCACCACACCCACCCCAAGCCCAAGCCCCAGCCCCAGTTCCCTGCAGCCACCACCAGACCAGACATCCAAGCACCTGCTGAAGCCAGACCGGAATTTGGCCCGAGCCCTCAGCACCG ACTGTACGCCATCTGGAGACTTGAGCCCCCTGAGTCGGGAACCCCCTCCTTCTCCCATGGTGAagaagcagaggaggaaaaaattgACAACACCGTCCAAGACTGAAGGCTCGGCTGGGCAGGCTGAAG CCAAGCGCAAAATGTGGAAACTAAAATCCTTTGgtagtttaagaaatatttataaagcag agGAAAACTTCGAATTCCTGATCGTGTCCAGCACTGGTCAGACGTGGCACTTTGAGGCCGCCAGTTTTGAGGAGCGGGATGCCTGGGTCCAGGCCATCGAAAGTCAGATCCTAGCCAGTCTGCAGTGCTGTGAGAGCAGCAAAGTCAAG CTGCGCACAGACAGCCAAAGTGAAGCAGTGGCCATCCAGGCGATCCGGAACGCCAAGGGGAACTCTATCTGCGTGGACTGCGGGGCTCCCA ACCCCACGTGGGCCAGTTTGAACCTGGGCGCACTCATCTGCATCGAGTGTTCTGGCATTCACCGGAACCTGGGCACACACCTGTCCCGCGTTCGCTCGCTGGACTTGGACGACTGGCCTCGGGAGCTGACCCTGGTGCTGACGGCCATTGGCAACGACATGGCCAACCGCGTGTGGGAGAGCGACACGCGGGGCCGCACCAAACCCACGCGGGACTCTTCGCG GGAGGAGCGTGAATCATGGATTCGCGCCAAGTACGAGCAGCTGCTGTTCCTGGCACCGCTGGGTACTTCCGAGGAACCGCTGGGCCACCAGCTGTGGGCCGCGGTGCAGGCCCAGGACGTGGCCGCCGTTCTCCTGCTTCTGGCCCATGCGCGACACGGGCCGCTCGACACCAGCGTGGAGGACCCGCAGCTTCGCTCCCCCCTTCACCTGGCAGCCGAGCTCGCCCACGTTGTCATCACGCAGCTGCTGCTGTGG
- the AGAP2 gene encoding arf-GAP with GTPase, ANK repeat and PH domain-containing protein 2 isoform X1: MSRGAGALQRRTTTYLISLTLVKLESVPPPPPSPSAAAAGAPGTRGAETGDPGSPRGAEEPGKKRHERLFHRQDALWISTSSAGAGGAEPPALSPAPASPAHPVSPAPGRRLSLWAAPPGPPLSGGLSPDPKPGGAPTSRRPLLSSPSWGGPEPEGRAGGGVPGSSSPHPGTGSRRLKVAPPPPAPKPCKTVTTSGAKAGGGKGAGSRLSWPESEGKPRVKGSKSSAGTGASAAAAAAAAAAGGGGAAAPTSGGVGAGSGARGKLSPRKGKSKTLDNSDLHPGPPAGSPPPLTLPATPAPAAAVTAASAQPTGPAPPITLEPPAPGLKRGREGGRASTRDRKMLKFISGIFTKSTGGPPCSGPPPGPPGLSSGSGSRELLGAELRASPKAVVNSQEWTLSRSIPELRLGVLGDARSGKSSLIHRFLTGSYQVLEKTESEQHKKEMLVDGQTHLVLIREEAGAPDAKFSGWADAVILVFSLEDENSFQAVSRLHGQLSSLRGEGRGGLALALVGTQDRISASSPRVVGDARARALCAEMKRCSYYETCATYGLNVDRVFQEVAQKVVTLRKQQQLLAACKSLPSSPSHSAASTPVAGQASNGGHTSDYSSSLPSSPNVGHRELRAEAAAVAGLSTPGSLHRAAKRRTSLFANRRGSDSEKRSLDSRGETTGSGRAIPIKQSFLLKRSGNSLNKEWKKKYVTLSSNGFLLYHPSINDYIHSTHGKEMDLLRTTVKVPGKRPPRAISAFGPSASINGLVKDMSTVQMGEGPEATTPTPSPSPSPSSLQPPPDQTSKHLLKPDRNLARALSTDCTPSGDLSPLSREPPPSPMVKKQRRKKLTTPSKTEGSAGQAEAKRKMWKLKSFGSLRNIYKAEENFEFLIVSSTGQTWHFEAASFEERDAWVQAIESQILASLQCCESSKVKLRTDSQSEAVAIQAIRNAKGNSICVDCGAPNPTWASLNLGALICIECSGIHRNLGTHLSRVRSLDLDDWPRELTLVLTAIGNDMANRVWESDTRGRTKPTRDSSREERESWIRAKYEQLLFLAPLGTSEEPLGHQLWAAVQAQDVAAVLLLLAHARHGPLDTSVEDPQLRSPLHLAAELAHVVITQLLLWYGADVAARDAQGHTALFYARQAGSQLCADILLQHGCPGEGGSTATTPSAATTPSITATPSPRRRSSAASMGRADAPVALV, from the exons ATGAGCCGGGGCGCGGGCGCGCTTCAGCGCCGGACAACGACCTACCTCATCTCGCTGACCCTGGTCAAGCTCGAGTCGGTGCCTCCACCGCCGCCTTCTCCGTCTGCGGCCGCAGCCGGCGCCCCAGGGACCAGAGGTGCGGAGACCGGGGATCCTGGCAGCCCCCGAGGCGCGGAGGAGCCGGGCAAGAAGCGGCACGAGCGTCTCTTCCACCGGCAGGATGCGCTGTGGATCAGCACGAGCAGCGCGGGCGCCGGGGGCGCCGAGCCCCCCGCCCTGTCCCCGGCTCCGGCCAGTCCGGCCCACCCCGTCTCCCCCGCTCCCGGCCGCCGCCTCTCCCTTTGGGCCGCCCCTCCGGGGCCCCCGCTCTCCGGGGGGCTAAGCCCTGACCCCAAGCCCGGGGGCGCCCCCACCTCCCGGCGCCCCTTGCTCAGCAGCCCGAGCTGGGGGGGCCCGGAACCTGAAggccgggcgggcggcggcgTCCCGGGCTCGTCCTCCCCGCACCCTGGCACCGGCAGCCGGAGGCTCAAGGTGGCGCCTCCTCCGCCGGCCCCCAAGCCTTGCAAGACCGTAACCACGAGTGGCGCCAAAGCCGGCGGGGGCAAGGGCGCGGGTAGCCGCCTGTCATGGCCCGAAAGCGAAGGCAAGCCCAGGGTCAAGGGGTCAAAGAGCAGCGCCGGGACTGGAGCttctgccgctgccgccgccgccgctgccgccgccgggGGAGGAGGAGCGGCAGCCCCGACCTCTGGTGGGGTCGGGGCTGGGTCGGGAGCCCGAGGGAAGCTGTCCCCTCGGAAAGGCAAGAGTAAGACCTTGGACAACAGTGACTTGCACCCCGGACCGCCTGCTGGCTCTCCTCCTCCGCTAACCCTCCCAGCAACCCCGGCTCCTGCCGCTGCTGTCACCGCCGCCTCCGCGCAGCCCACTGGGCCTGCACCTCCCATCACTCTGGAGCCTCCAGCTCCAGGGCTGAAACGGGGCCGGGAGGGGGGCCGAGCATCCACTCGAGATCGCAAGATGCTCAAGTTTATCAGCGGGATCTTCACCAAGAGCACAGGGGGGCCTCCTTGCTCCGGGCCCCCTCCTGGTCCCCCGGGCCTGTCTTCTGGCAGCGGGTCCAGGGAACTGCTGGGCGCAGAGCTCCGCGCCTCCCCTA AGGCTGTGGTCAATAGCCAGGAATGGACTTTGAGCCGCTCCATTCCTGAACTGCGCCTG GGTGTGCTGGGCGACGCCAGGAGTGGGAAGTCATCGCTCATCCACCGATTCTTGACAGGTTCCTACCAAGTGCTGGAGAAGACAGAAA GTGAGCAGCACAAGAAAGAGATGTTGGTGGATGGACAGACTCATCTGGTGTTGATCCGAGAGGAAGCTGGGGCACCTGATGCCAAG TTCTCAGGCTGGGCAGATGCTGTCATCTTGGTCTTCAGCCTGGAGGATGAAAACAGTTTCCAGGCCGTGAGCCGTCTCCATGGGCAGCTGAGCTCCCTTCGGGGGGAAGGACGAGGAGGACTGGCACTGGCACTGGTGGGGACACAAG ACAGGATTAGTGCTTCCTCCCCTCGAGTGGTGGGCGATGCCCGCGCCAGGGCTCTGTGCGCAGAAATGAAACGCTGCAGCTACTACGAGACGTGTGCAACCTATGGGCTCAATGTAGACCGTGTCTTCCAGGAGG tGGCCCAGAAGGTGGTGACCTTGCGAAAGCAGCAACAGCTTCTGGCCGCCTGTAAGTCCCTGCCCAGCTCTCCAAGCCACTCCGCTGCTTCCACTCCTGTAGCTGGGCAG GCTAGCAATGGGGGCCACACTAGCGACTActcttcttccctcccatccTCACCCAATGTTGGTCACCGGGAGCTCCGAGCTGAGGCAGCGGCAGTGGCTGGATTGAGCACCCCAGGTTCCCTGCACCGGGCAGCCAAACGCAGGACCAGCCTCTTCGCG AATCGTCGGGGCAGTGATTCTGAGAAGCGGAGTTTGGACAGTCGGGGAGAGACAACAGGGAGTGGACGAGCCATCCCCATCAAACAG AGCTTCCTACTGAAGCGAAGTGGCAACTCCCTGAacaaagaatggaagaagaaatatgtGACCCTGTCCAGTAATGGCTTCCTACTCTACCACCCCAGCATTAAC GATTACATCCACAGTACCCATGGCAAGGAAATGGACTTGCTGCGAACAACTGTCAAGGTCCCTGGCAAGAGGCCCCCAAGAGCCATCTCTGCTTTTGGTCCCTCAGCCAGCATCAACGGGTTGGTCAAGGACATGAGCACTGTGCAGATGGGTGAAGGTCCTG AAGCCACCACACCCACCCCAAGCCCAAGCCCCAGCCCCAGTTCCCTGCAGCCACCACCAGACCAGACATCCAAGCACCTGCTGAAGCCAGACCGGAATTTGGCCCGAGCCCTCAGCACCG ACTGTACGCCATCTGGAGACTTGAGCCCCCTGAGTCGGGAACCCCCTCCTTCTCCCATGGTGAagaagcagaggaggaaaaaattgACAACACCGTCCAAGACTGAAGGCTCGGCTGGGCAGGCTGAAG CCAAGCGCAAAATGTGGAAACTAAAATCCTTTGgtagtttaagaaatatttataaagcag agGAAAACTTCGAATTCCTGATCGTGTCCAGCACTGGTCAGACGTGGCACTTTGAGGCCGCCAGTTTTGAGGAGCGGGATGCCTGGGTCCAGGCCATCGAAAGTCAGATCCTAGCCAGTCTGCAGTGCTGTGAGAGCAGCAAAGTCAAG CTGCGCACAGACAGCCAAAGTGAAGCAGTGGCCATCCAGGCGATCCGGAACGCCAAGGGGAACTCTATCTGCGTGGACTGCGGGGCTCCCA ACCCCACGTGGGCCAGTTTGAACCTGGGCGCACTCATCTGCATCGAGTGTTCTGGCATTCACCGGAACCTGGGCACACACCTGTCCCGCGTTCGCTCGCTGGACTTGGACGACTGGCCTCGGGAGCTGACCCTGGTGCTGACGGCCATTGGCAACGACATGGCCAACCGCGTGTGGGAGAGCGACACGCGGGGCCGCACCAAACCCACGCGGGACTCTTCGCG GGAGGAGCGTGAATCATGGATTCGCGCCAAGTACGAGCAGCTGCTGTTCCTGGCACCGCTGGGTACTTCCGAGGAACCGCTGGGCCACCAGCTGTGGGCCGCGGTGCAGGCCCAGGACGTGGCCGCCGTTCTCCTGCTTCTGGCCCATGCGCGACACGGGCCGCTCGACACCAGCGTGGAGGACCCGCAGCTTCGCTCCCCCCTTCACCTGGCAGCCGAGCTCGCCCACGTTGTCATCACGCAGCTGCTGCTGTGG
- the TSPAN31 gene encoding tetraspanin-31 isoform X2, producing the protein MVCGGFACSKNALCALNVVYMLVGLLLIGVAAWGKGLGLVSSIHIIGGVIAVGVFLLLIAVAGLVGAVNHHQFGISCSCLAINRSKQTDVINASWWVMSNKTRDELERSFDCCGLFNLTTLYQQDYAFCTAICKSRSSTCQMCGEKFLKHSDEALKILGGVGLFFSFTEILGVWLAMRFRNQKDPRANPSAFL; encoded by the exons ATGGTTTGCGGTGGCTTTGCCTGCTCCAAGAATGCGCTGTGCGCTCTCAACGTGGTCTACATG CTGGTAGGCTTGTTGCTCATTGGAGTGGCTGCTTGGGGTAAGGGTCTGGGTCTGGTATCCAGCATCCACATCATCGGAGGAGTCATTGCCGTGGGAGTCTTCCTTCTTCTCATCGCTGTGGCTGGACTGGTGGGCGCTGTCAACCACCACCAA TTTGGAATCTCTTGCTCATGTCTGGCTATTAACCGAAGCAAACAG ACAGATGTTATCAATGCTTCTTGGTGGGTCATGAGCAACAAGACCCGGGATGAACTGGAAAGAAGTTTTGATTGTTGTGGCTTGTTCAACCTTACAACCCTGTATCAACAGGATTACGCTTTCTGCACTGCA ATCTGTAAGAGCCGGAGCTCCACATGCCAGATGTGTGGAGAAAAGTTTCTTAAGCATTCAGATGAAGCCCTGAAAATACTGGGAGGTGTTGGACTCTTCTTTAGCTTTACAGAG ATTCTTGGCGTCTGGCTAGCAATGAGATTTCGGAATCAGAAGGATCCTCGAGCTAACCCCAGTGCCTTTCTATAA
- the TSPAN31 gene encoding tetraspanin-31 isoform X1: MVCGGFACSKNALCALNVVYMLVGLLLIGVAAWGKGLGLVSSIHIIGGVIAVGVFLLLIAVAGLVGAVNHHQVLLFFYMIILGLVFIFQFGISCSCLAINRSKQTDVINASWWVMSNKTRDELERSFDCCGLFNLTTLYQQDYAFCTAICKSRSSTCQMCGEKFLKHSDEALKILGGVGLFFSFTEILGVWLAMRFRNQKDPRANPSAFL, translated from the exons ATGGTTTGCGGTGGCTTTGCCTGCTCCAAGAATGCGCTGTGCGCTCTCAACGTGGTCTACATG CTGGTAGGCTTGTTGCTCATTGGAGTGGCTGCTTGGGGTAAGGGTCTGGGTCTGGTATCCAGCATCCACATCATCGGAGGAGTCATTGCCGTGGGAGTCTTCCTTCTTCTCATCGCTGTGGCTGGACTGGTGGGCGCTGTCAACCACCACCAAGTACTGCTATTCTTT TACATGATCATCCTTGGTTTGGTCTTCATCTTCCAGTTTGGAATCTCTTGCTCATGTCTGGCTATTAACCGAAGCAAACAG ACAGATGTTATCAATGCTTCTTGGTGGGTCATGAGCAACAAGACCCGGGATGAACTGGAAAGAAGTTTTGATTGTTGTGGCTTGTTCAACCTTACAACCCTGTATCAACAGGATTACGCTTTCTGCACTGCA ATCTGTAAGAGCCGGAGCTCCACATGCCAGATGTGTGGAGAAAAGTTTCTTAAGCATTCAGATGAAGCCCTGAAAATACTGGGAGGTGTTGGACTCTTCTTTAGCTTTACAGAG ATTCTTGGCGTCTGGCTAGCAATGAGATTTCGGAATCAGAAGGATCCTCGAGCTAACCCCAGTGCCTTTCTATAA
- the CDK4 gene encoding cyclin-dependent kinase 4 isoform X2 yields MDVCATARTDRETKVTLVFEHVDQDLRTYLDKAPPPGLPVETIKDLMRQFLRGLDFLHANCIVHRDLKPENILVTSGGTVKLADFGLARIYSYQMALTPVVVTLWYRAPEVLLQSTYATPVDMWSVGCIFAEMFRRKPLFCGNSEADQLGKIFDLIGLPPEDDWPRDVSLPRGAFSPRGPRPVQSVVPEMEESGAQLMLEMLTFNPHKRISAFRALQHSYLQKPEGNPE; encoded by the exons ATGGACGTCTGTGCCACCGCCCGAACTGATCGGGAGACCAAAGTGACCCTGGTGTTTGAGCACGTGGACCAAGACCTGAGGACATATCTGGACAAGGCACCCCCCCCAGGCTTGCCAGTGGAGACCATCAAG GATCTCATGCGCCAGTTTCTAAGAGGCCTAGATTTCCTTCATGCCAACTGCATTGTTCACCGAGACCTGAAGCCAGAGAACATTCTGGTGACCAGTGGTGGGACAGTGAAGCTGGCTGACTTTGGCCTGGCCAGAATCTACAGCTACCAGATGGCACTTACACCTGTG GTTGTTACACTCTGGTACCGTGCTCCAGAAGTTCTTCTGCAGTCTACATATGCAACACCTGTGGACATGTGGAGCGTTGGCTGTATCTTCGCAGAGATGTTTCGTCGCAA GCCTCTCTTCTGTGGAAACTCTGAAGCTGACCAGTTAGGCAAAATCTTTGA CCTGATCGGGCTGCCTCCAGAGGATGACTGGCCCCGAGATGTGTCTCTGCCCCGAGGAGCCTTTTCCCCCAGAGGGCCCCGTCCGGTGCAGTCAGTGGTACCTGAGATGGAGGAGTCTGGAGCACAGCTAATGCTG GAGATGCTGACTTTTAACCCACACAAGCGAATCTCTGCCTTCCGAGCCCTGCAGCACTCTTACCTACAAAAGCCAGAAGGTAACCCAGAGTGA
- the CDK4 gene encoding cyclin-dependent kinase 4 isoform X1, with product MATPRYEPVAEIGVGAYGTVYKARDPHSGHFVALKSVRVPNGGGAGGGLPISTVREVALLRRLEAFEHPNVVRLMDVCATARTDRETKVTLVFEHVDQDLRTYLDKAPPPGLPVETIKDLMRQFLRGLDFLHANCIVHRDLKPENILVTSGGTVKLADFGLARIYSYQMALTPVVVTLWYRAPEVLLQSTYATPVDMWSVGCIFAEMFRRKPLFCGNSEADQLGKIFDLIGLPPEDDWPRDVSLPRGAFSPRGPRPVQSVVPEMEESGAQLMLEMLTFNPHKRISAFRALQHSYLQKPEGNPE from the exons ATGGCTACTCCTCGATATGAGCCAGTGGCTGAGATTGGTGTTGGTGCCTATGGAACGGTATACAAGGCCCGTGATCCCCACAGTGGACACTTCGTGGCCCTCAAGAGCGTGAGAGTCCCTAATGGAGGAGGTGCTGGAGGGGGCCTTCCCATCAGCACAGTTCGTGAGGTGGCCTTACTGAGGCGGCTGGAGGCTTTTGAGCATCCCAACGTTGTCCG GCTGATGGACGTCTGTGCCACCGCCCGAACTGATCGGGAGACCAAAGTGACCCTGGTGTTTGAGCACGTGGACCAAGACCTGAGGACATATCTGGACAAGGCACCCCCCCCAGGCTTGCCAGTGGAGACCATCAAG GATCTCATGCGCCAGTTTCTAAGAGGCCTAGATTTCCTTCATGCCAACTGCATTGTTCACCGAGACCTGAAGCCAGAGAACATTCTGGTGACCAGTGGTGGGACAGTGAAGCTGGCTGACTTTGGCCTGGCCAGAATCTACAGCTACCAGATGGCACTTACACCTGTG GTTGTTACACTCTGGTACCGTGCTCCAGAAGTTCTTCTGCAGTCTACATATGCAACACCTGTGGACATGTGGAGCGTTGGCTGTATCTTCGCAGAGATGTTTCGTCGCAA GCCTCTCTTCTGTGGAAACTCTGAAGCTGACCAGTTAGGCAAAATCTTTGA CCTGATCGGGCTGCCTCCAGAGGATGACTGGCCCCGAGATGTGTCTCTGCCCCGAGGAGCCTTTTCCCCCAGAGGGCCCCGTCCGGTGCAGTCAGTGGTACCTGAGATGGAGGAGTCTGGAGCACAGCTAATGCTG GAGATGCTGACTTTTAACCCACACAAGCGAATCTCTGCCTTCCGAGCCCTGCAGCACTCTTACCTACAAAAGCCAGAAGGTAACCCAGAGTGA